The genomic DNA TTATTTATTCTTTAAAGATTTCATTGATAAACATTCGCTGTTTTTTGAATATCATATAAGAAATGATAATGACGAAAAAAAGATAGAAATTATCAAAAATAGGACAGGAGGGCTTTTAGCAAGTCAGTTAAAAAACTATAAATATCTTACAGATATAAGTAAAAGCATCAGCTTATATAAAACTAAGAACACCTGCTCTCGCTAGTTTAAACTAGTGCCGAGCACGAGTAATTTTAACAAATAATACTAAAAACAAAAAACCACAGCGCAAGTTGTGGTTTTTTAGTGGAATGCCTAGTTTGGTTATAACAGTTTTTAAAAGCGTATAGTTAAACACCATAAGATTACTTGAATATTTGATGAAGGTTCTTTTATTCCTTCTGGAAAAATAAAAGACGGTAAGCAATATGCTATAATAACCGACCATCTAGGAACACCAACCCAAGCATACACCAGTACAGGTGAAAAAATATGGGAACAAGAATTGGATTTAAACGGAAGAGTTCGTAGTATTGTAGGTAAAGATGGTTTTTGTAACATACGTTTTCAAGGACAGGTATATGATGATGATATCCAACTCTGTTACAATAGATTTAGGTGGTATGATGATCTTGATGGACGGTATATTTCAAAAGACCCGATTGGACTACTGAGTGGTGAATATGGGTTCTATAATTATGTTGGGGATTCTAATGGTTGGGTGGATCCGTTTGAGCTTACAAAAACGTATCATGCAACTTCTAGAAGTGAAGCAAAGCAAAAAGCAAAAGAACATGCTGCTATTCCAAAGTATTTAAAAGAAGACATTCCTTTAGAAAGATTGAACTACACTAGTAGAGGAATAAACTGGGAAAGTATGAAGTCTAAGCAAAGGACTACACGTAAAACTAAATTAGGAGAGGAAAATAAGAAGAATACCCAGAATTATTGGGAAGAACATCCTGACGGTCATAATGACGATCATGCATTACATCATGATTCAGGTCATTTTCACTCTACGAGTTCATCAGGGGAAAGTATTATAATTACATACTAGATTATGAATCAAGCTGAAAAAATATTTAAATATCCAATACCAAATTATATTGATTATTTTGATGACTCGGAAGATTTATCAATAACACCATACGCTGTTAGCTATCAATATAGTATTGATAATAATGGGATTGGACCTTATGGCTTTAATACAATAAAAGCAAAAAAGTTGACTGATATACTTTTTTCAAATATTAAACTATGGAATGGTACTATTTTTAAAGAAGGTTTACAATCAATGTTTGGAGTTTCATTCTATTATGACAATTCATTCATTGAAGAACA from Tenacibaculum maritimum NCIMB 2154 includes the following:
- a CDS encoding RHS repeat-associated core domain-containing protein, which encodes MDLNGRVRSIVGKDGFCNIRFQGQVYDDDIQLCYNRFRWYDDLDGRYISKDPIGLLSGEYGFYNYVGDSNGWVDPFELTKTYHATSRSEAKQKAKEHAAIPKYLKEDIPLERLNYTSRGINWESMKSKQRTTRKTKLGEENKKNTQNYWEEHPDGHNDDHALHHDSGHFHSTSSSGESIIITY